ACACGCGCTCGCGAGACACACAGCGCATGCACCGCGTTTATCTTTTAAAATGTGCATGAATACAGATAAACTGCAGATCTTGTAAAAGTTGCCTGAAAGTTGCTTTGCTAAGGGAGGAGGGGGTCGCGTGCACGCACATCCCCTCACTCAACTCCCACGACAATACACTAGCTCATTTACTAAATTAGACTAGTCAGCTAACAAGTTGCAAATGTAATGTCACTGCAGTCGGCAGTTCTATAATCCGCTCCGGTGTTTGTTGTTGTACGCCGGAGTTTATTTGCGGTGGAAAAGTAGTTTCCATCCGGGCTGAAAACTCAAACAAAAGCCTTCAAAACAAGCACGTGCTCTGGAGTTTTGGGAAATTTAGGCCTATGCAAATGGTGGAGTTGCAAAGCATGCTTTAGAGTTTAAACCTGGTttttgtatgtataaatatattataatgcaaatatgttgttttgaaatgtCCTATGTTGTTTGGAGTTTAGATTTGCGCAGGCGCTACTCGAAGTGGACCGCATCTAGTTCGGTTGCTtgtcaaatctgatttttttatcTCTTAGATTAGTTACGgtacattttaaagaaattagCATTTTGTCTATATTTTCACTCTCATATTTGTTCCGAACATTAGTTTTTAGTGGGACCACTAAAAGAGATGTTAGGCTGAATGACAGCCTCGGTCACCATTCACTTTCTTTACACTGAGTTAAGATGCACTTCTAGTGAATGGTGACCAGACAAGTCTTTCACAATATGACTAACATTTAAAAAGTCGCATGAACATTTGTAAATGATCAAGTGTTTTTAAGTCAACTGTTGTGTTTAGGATTGCgtatataaaacattttcaatatGCAATAAAAACTTTATATTTAATCATCTGTTCTGTTGGATGTGGTTTTAGGCTGCAGATACTTTGGCTGTAAGGCAGAAACGGCGCATCTATGACATCACCAATGTTTTGGAAGGGATTGGACTCATCGAGAAGAAATCCAAAAACAGCATCCAGTGGAAGTAAGATGCAGAAGCTTTCATGTggacatatcgtcaccttagaactataaggttctatctgccatttttgtcaaaattaagttattgacatattcttattaaatgacaacttatttacattatgggatatttttgttgttgtttacattttaatacttttaataaaaataaaaacgcgtagatagaaccttataattccaaggtgacaatataCTGACTCCTATATTTGTTGGTCACTCCTCTATTAGCTTTTTGcatcaatatatttatatattttagtagGCTCCTAACAAACATGAGACAATAAAAGTTTTTAAGGTTAACtgtggttaattaggttaattatgtagtctggcatgtttactgctagaaaatattatacatttttctcaaaataaaatattttgtgctcAAAGGTAAAAAAGTTGGGGCCCCATAACATTGTATTGAAatattagaaaatatatttttgtgataaatattgcaatataaatacagttttaccaGATGGTTTGAATTCTCTACTTGACTTTTTTATAGTCTAATAAGTGTTTAGGTACTGAAATTCGGTAATCACAATGTAAATTACTTGGGgttgccttgtttctagtccacaTATCTAAAAACATagatttattttcactttcagaaataataagtcaaaattaagtgagattttcctttaaacaagctaaTTAATCTGCCAGtgtggtaagcaaaataatgattattgtggatacacacattgctatatcgatgctgaaacgatttaTTGTGCAGGCCTACTTCCAATTTCAAAGAACCTGagctgtcttttttttctgttgtgtaattttaatgttaattatgcaaaaatatgctgctttttaagatttattttgatATGGTCAGTGGTTTTTATTCAAACATGTCTGCTTATTATTGCATAGCTACGGAGATTTTATCATTGTTAAAAAATGTGCTGTTTGGTTTCGCATTCAATTCACAAAAGTGACGTTGTTTTAATAGAAAGTAGAGCTGgatgatatggcaaaaatgctgTCACGATATTTAAATTCTACATTAAACGATAACTATATTAAaacaagttgttaatgcttccactTTTAAAAAGAGTATCCTAAAAATGACTGAAGACGGATACTGCAGGCAGGAAAGTGAACTGCTGGTGGGAAAGTGAAACGAGAGTGCTAAACAATACTGGGTGACTCAGCAGGACCTATTTCCAGCCGATAATTTTCGGCGACCAAAACTTCGGTGAATCCAACAAAATTATAGATTTCTGTTGTTGCATATATCCactgtgtgattggctgatcctTGGTGATTAGGATAAATGTTGAGTAAAAATCCAGAGCTTATCATCGTTATTGACATGAATTTTATTgtgattcaatataatattgttttaggCCCAGCCCTAATAGAAAGCATATTGAATGcaaataaagtgtttaaaattttttagcTGTAGCtataatatttgtgaaataaatatataaaccaatgatttaaactttaaagctAATTCAAACTTTCAGACGAGACTTTGTCAAGCCACCATGAAGTTTATCTACGAACTTgtctattttactgtatttttgatctgATAAATGCAGTCTTAAAATCATTTCAAATTTGAATGGCAgcaatgtttatattattattattattattatttgaaatattacataaaaattgGCCAGTTAAATGATTAAAGGTTTATTTTAGTAGACCGCCACAAAAGTACTTCTAATTGCTCTTGCTATTTATGTTTTAGAAACACGTCTGCTTCAATGTCAACTAATTCATCTGATCTAAATGTCTGTTtctatttttgtatgtttgtagGGGTGTTGGTCCGGGTTGCAACACGCGCGAGATTGCAGACAAGCTGATAGATCTCAAGTTGGAACTGGAGGATCTGGACAGAAGGGAGCATGAACTGGACCAGCAGAGAGTTTGGGTTCAGCAGAGCATCAAGAATGTGACCGACGACTCGCTAAACAGCCCATATCCTTCTAGATGCCTCaatcgtttttttgttttctgagtGGTGTTCTCACTGTGCCgtgtttaaaggaacagttcacctaaaaaaaataattaagtgtTAATTTAATCACGCTTATGGTGTGCCCAAGATGACTGTGACGTTTGATCTCTTCAGTGGAACATTAAAgattatttttagctgaaactatgGTGAtttgtaaaatgcattttaactttgggtcaaaaaaaaaaaacatacacaggcAAAACAATATTAATGTATGTTACTATGGATGAGCAATAGGGATGCAACAGTGAACAAAAGTATCGACCTGTTGTTCTTCTAAGGTTAAGTGTGTCCTGTGATCCGCTGTTcagaatatgcatttttatacTGGTTTGTCAATAGAAACAACTGAAAAAAAGCAATGTTCCACCTTTGTACTCTTCCAATTACCTTTCCCATCCATTGCACGTGCAAAGACCTGTCCAATCACCTCTTAGTATGTAAATGTGTTGTTGACATCACGTTTCCTCACATGTCGGCGTGTGCATGTGGAGTTTCTGTGCGTTTCAGCTTGGCAAGTGAAGGAGATAAAGCACAAATgcgcagtgttgccaactattttcaatgaaaagtagATAAAGCCTGCCCTAAAAATAGCTAAATGTTGCCAAATAACGTCAcacactaatttgcatatcagtgacATCATCACATAGTATCTGACAAACGTAAGCCTGTCATGTATCTATTCTCTAAGGCACTGTGTATTAGATTGTTAAAACAATACATTCAAATGCACAGTACATAGGTTCTTATTAACAAATTACTTTGCGTGATGACATTGCGTAACCACATCTCAAAACTACATCTTTATGCAATATGCAAAATTATGAACgttttctcaaattgactggccatctcagcaaaaacattatttgaaatatgtccatttagatttgtatgaaaaatagagttgactatttgtaaaagtattacaaacactttttgataatttagttttatttttaaataaaacactgataatgaacagttacattcttttaaacaatcacagcttgtgtacttttttaacttgtgaaattaacacatttgtgaaagtgaAGACAATTGTAGCACTATTGAAATTTATTGCTAAATAAATTACCAACAATTTtacatgttaacaaatatcagtaaattaacagttgAGCAGCTAGCAgctgagtgaagcctgcagccactgctcttttgagtcactttttaaaattgctaaaagtagccaaatgattgttaaaaattgctaaatttgttgctaggtgcttattgaaaaaaagttgctagggtagtataaaaaaaagttgcaaaatctagcaacaaaattactaagttggcaacattgcaAATGCACAGGTGAGACCAAATCACAGCGCGCTGCTGTCAGCGTTTAATCAGACACTCAATATAAATTCAGACAGACACAAAACCATAACGATtgccattttttgttgttgttgcaaagatagcctagatcagtggtcaccaacaGGCGGATCGAGGTCTGTGTCCAGACTCAGAAGCATCCTTTTCGGACATGGACATACCACAGGTCTGTTACTTCATACCCACTCCTTCTGGGTGTTCTTCCACACCTGATCACTCCCTCTACTCTGTTTACCCGCTGCCTTCTAAGAACAGTTTTCTTCTCTATGTACCGTTTCCGTTGAAATAAGAGAGAAGAGCCGAACACTCTTCCTTTGCTTAATGCGgaattcagactgcatgattttcaaagtagtcgtgtcacggatgttttcacactgcatgactatctgggctagcattttgccgctgctttgtttacactgcaagatggaacggcgacagggggtttcacactgtaTGACTTTACGAtaggaagaatcgcagacaactttgTCCAGACTACATCTCACAATCAAAAACACGCtgtatatctttatttattaactacataaccagaaagaagcctttaatggggtagaaaatgtacatattggcTGACTTGGGTTTGAAGGTAATTAGCAATTTCTcgtcaactttttttcttttttgacctgATTGTGATATTGTTCAGATGACACgtcagacacgggtgctcctgccaactttccactagtttttcctccatttcttgagtccaaataaactgaaaatgagtgcTTTTTACTTCTCCCCTATCCtctcgctggcctgcaggtacccacattagtgaatgctgctctctcattagcTGTATGTGATCGCTGATGTATTTTCAGTCTAAACTCGtatcacatggcatgatttgaatcgctacGGGCATCGGTGACTCagcagcgattctctcagattcaTTTTGGATAGTTCATGTTGTGTGATTGTCCCTTGCATGAACTAGCACCATTTTGCCtctgatttcaggcatttgtcggcaagTCAAAATCAAGCTAAAGTCGGCATAAGTTTCTTTCACTACGATGGTGCTAAGTGAAACAGAGCTCTCTGGaatcataataaaatcataaataacgATGCGCTGTTGCCTCGGTAATGCAAGCATAATGTAAACAGAAGTAATCAATACTTTAAAAGTGCTCAATTATTAAGATGTGTTGACATAATTATTATCTGCATAGTTGGTTGAGACTGTtgagtaaaaatgtaaaacagaaaaaggGGAAATCTAAACTTATTTTCTTAAGCAATTTCCTTACAATTTTCAAAATGCCCTACTTTAATTAATGCAAGAACATGCAAATCCACAGTCATGTGTGTGAAGCTGTTGCATTGTCAGGTGTTTGTTaacaaataaatgtgtttattgttCTTTGAATTGTTCTGTAGGCATGTTTTTCCTGAGCATAGCACAGACTGTACCTTACTGAAATTGTGACTCTAAAACAGTGATGCATACTGGACCGTGAGTAAATTGAGCTGTTACACCCCTAATGAGCAAACTGTTACTAAGGCTGTGGATTTAAAGTAAAAGTGGCATGAATAGTGTTATCATTTCAATTCATAAGACCATAGTTTTTTATCAGGTGCCCCGGATATTAATTTCGTTATGCCTGTGTATGTTGCCTGTAACTGCCAAAGTGCCAGTAGCTgttgatttacattttattaattaccAAGGACAACATTTTAAGTGAATAATCTTGTTCTACTTAAGTAAATAGTCGTCTGTATCTTAGATGGCCTGAGGGATAGTAAATTTACACAGCAAATGTTTAACTTTTATATATTCTTTTTCCTTTTAAGCTCTTTCAATACATTAAAATGCCTTTATTAGTGAAGattctttttatttatagtaGGTTACATTCACTGTATGTCCTTAACTTGACTCACTCTGGCATATGTAACACATCAAGATCTCTGCAATTGCTTCAAAGGTTGGTTTTTCCATTTAGACACTTAAAAAAGCTGCAATGTTTCCTGAACGAGAAATATTGCCCCTAATAATGcttaatatattaatgttttctaatgaaagaatgaagaaagtCTTCTGTATTTTTTGCCACTAGGTGACACTCTTCTTGCAATTAGAGCTCCTTCAGGAACACAGTTAGAAGTTCCTGTGCCTGAATCGGTAAGTTctgtgtgttttttatatatatttcacagtTCTCATCAGTTCATATTCATCATTGTCTTTATAAATgtcacatttctttttttagtttaattgcagattaaagaaatcagttaattattttaaaccacaCATTTCTTGTTAAAACATGAACAACTCGTGCTGAGAGGATGAGCAATTCACAGATCTGGGAGTATTTATGatgataaatatttataaacgGGGCTTCAAATTAACTTTTTTGCTTGGAagcactggtgctcctaactttaaaaatgtagttgcACCAGCCAACATTTAGTCGCACCCATCAAGAATTATGTTACTACAAATTTAATATTAACAGGTGTATTGCATATAAAGTcatcctgaaaaaaaaattaggaatTAAGCAGAACACCCcacgcttaaaatgtgtagattcagtagCAAaaactgttacctgaaaactctgtCACACAgattttacagtgagtggctttAGTAGtcttatccactcttcgaaaagtgtatgTCTAATCAAATGTGCTATTATTTGTacctttaggtggtttctaaaacaaaatctgtcagagtgattttcattctctcatcttcagcgctttacatttTACGTGGTGGAATGCATTGTATCCTAAATCTGTGCATGCAGTtaacattttgcagtgaaaaacAGTTGCACGGCAACAATTTAATGCACTCGCACAAACgctccaaaatatattttgaggtcgcaaaGATACAATTTCGGGTGCATATGTGACCAGAATGATCGAAATTTCGAGACCTAATAAAACTGGTATTGAAACAGTTTTTTGTTCTCTGAGGACACACGATGCAGGTGCAGATTTAATGTTGAGtaaaacaatttctaaaataTTCTTTGTAAATAGTTTGAAATAATTATATTGAAATTAAACATGGTCATCCATAATGTCGTGCATTTAGATTAAACAAAAATTCATAAGTAGAACTACACAGCACCTCATTTCCATGTTAAAATGTAACTTTCTATGATAATTGTATGAAAACACACTGAATACTTTTATGAGTGCAAGATGAAATATATTATCCTACCAATAATTACTGTAGTTATGATCTATTGTTTCTTTAAcacttgtgtgtatatatatatatatatatatatatatatatatatatatatatatatatatatatatatatatatatatatatatatatatatatatatatatgacatttcATTTGCATTTCACATGTTGTTTCAACAACAAGCACgtcacctttttattttattagcatgTCAATGGACAAAAGAAGTACCAGATTCACTTGAAGAGCTCTGCAGGTCCCATCGAGGTGCTCTTGGTGAATAAAGACCCCTCTAGTTCTTCTCCAGTGGTTCTGCCTGTGCCTCCGCCAGACGACATGCTTCAAAACCTGTCCACTCCCGCTTCAACTACCTCTGCTGCTGCACCCACCAAACCCACAGCTAACAGTACACCATCTCCCGCCTCCACCTGCCAGAGTCCCAGCACAACCACCACCAGCAGCACTGCCATCACCACAACCACCGTCCCTCCCAACACAAACTCTGGCCCTCCTGCTGTGGCAGACACAGGTACAATGCAGgatatattttgattaaatactGTGAAGTAATTTGTGTTtctctgcatatatatatatatatgcatatatatatatatatatatatatatatatatatatatatatatatatatatatatatatatatatatatatatatatctgcagtgtattttataatacatataaaacccACATTTAGAGGGGTttgacaatgaaactgaaacactggccaatttagttttggAGGTTTCATGAATAAATTTGACCATCCTAGTGGCCAATCTTTATGAattgcacattccaccagtaagagcagagtttgaaggtttaattaaagtaatagcacagttttgcttaaaatattgcaatgcacacaagaTTGTGTCCAACaaacataaaaccacagctgcccaaTTCACTGCAGAATTGCACCTCAACtttcctgtttccaccaaaaccgTTGGAAGCTCCACAGGGTCATGGCCGAGCTGCTGTATCCAAACCTTTAGTCACTTGTGCCAATGCCAAACATcggtttcaatggtgccagcaaTGAAAATTTTGGGCTGTGGTCAATTTGAAACATGTAATGATCTCTTGAGTCCACCTTCACAGTCTTTCCCCAAtctgggagagttacggtgtggagaagccccaaagaagtgtaCACCCAGATTATTGCATGCCTGGAGTGAAGCATGTGGTAGATGAGTGATGGTTTTGggtgcaatatcatggcattcccttgtctcaatacttgtgctagatgtgcgcgtcactgccaaggactacggaaccattctggaggaccatgtgcacccaatatTTCAAACATTGTATCTTGAAGGCTGTGCCATGTACCAGGATGATAATACACTAATACACACAGCTAAAATGGTGACATTAAACATGATAAGAAAGTTGAACAATCCctatggcctgcacagtcaccagaacgaAATATTATTGAGTAAGTTTAGGGCgtttttggaggagcgagtcaggaaacgTTTTCATCCACCAGTATCACATAATGACCTGGCCACTGTATATGCATCATTCCATTTAAAGAACTGGGAGAATAAAgttgagagaacatgcaaattaaaCATCGGTAAAGAAGTGATAATAACCTTTTAAAATTTCATTCACTTTCAGTAATTCATTAAAATTTACATTGTAATGTGAATAATAGATGAGGCAGCATAAAAGAGTGATAGAATGTTTAATTCCTCCCTCCAAAATTAAACTTATAATTAGTAAATATACAAACTCATCATATCAATTGGACAATGATGCTCCACCAACTTGTAACCCCTGTTAAGCCTCTCAATGTTTAATTACTGTACGTTCACACTGGAAACGTCGAGAGCGTCAAAGCAGTTACTCATTTTCAATCTGAGTCGGTGGCGATAAGTGAGTAGGAGCAGCACAGCATGTCTTCGCCTGTGTGGGCattgaggagagttgaaatcaagttaatTTTATGGTAATAATGTCCAGAGGCCACAGTAACTGtgcacagttgttcccaagggttcgGTTATTGCgatcgccggatttccaattatttaaaatgttttctcacAGGAACATAGATTTtaaaaagttactggcgagttactgatgtgcttaaatgttttttttttttttttcatttaaaaaagcgagaATCTCATgtgacaatacaaaacagtattgctgctttagaatatttcagaaatatggacacatattggatattTAAGTGGTGCAAAATACTCGCCACATGCAACTTGATTTTCCATTGctaaattaatttgataaaaagtttgcaatatttagcaaacacgctagaaagcatgttttaagcaggaatgtaactgatttgcTCATCTGCGGCAATGGCTCCTTTAAATACAAGTTTAATGTACTGAATTTTGACGCTCttgccgccggagctgaaggcagacagcattgTTGATAGAGTGACCTTTGACTAACTCTTCGTCTTCAGTGTAAACagttaaaatgtgaaaaatttaTACTAGACAAAAATTTTATACTGAGAGCactttgatatatattttttaagtcttTCCAGGAAAGATTATAATATTTATCATAAATCGAACTGGAAAAACAATTGTTTTagtgtaaaattagtttttgttagttttatatagcAAAAATATTAATTCTGATCTATAAAAAAATGTTGAAGAATAGTTTTAACTCTTCTAAAGTGTAACGTTGGTATTgtctaaaattttatataaaaaaatacagaataaaacTAGTTATGCTTGAGTCATGCTCATGTAAGAGTTCCAAAAATGTTATTACAATTTACAATCATGAAACAATCATAATTGTAatgtaattgtacatttaataataaatttaattataatgttaaaCGATGCATAATTTCTTGAATTTTAACGTTAATATATGTATTCACTAAttctattcaatttaatttgactCTGGGTTTGCAGACATTTCAAGCACCTCCACCCCAGATACAACAGCCAATCCAACACCTTCAACAGACACCCAGCAGCTGCAGTCATCCGCTTCATTGGACAGCTCTTCACTTCCTGATTCCTCAACGCTTTTTGAACCAATCAAAACTGACCCTTCAGATTGTAAGTGCCTGTAAATTCAAAAACAATTCTgtcaaaacaaaaagtaaactcTAATCTGAATTGTTATATTTGCTTGATTTTCCTCGTTTctgtcattttatatatttttaaaatcgaTTCTAACTTGGTTTTCTGTTTCACTTTGCTTTTTTCTTCAGTGCTAGACTTCCCCAAAGAACTTTCAGAAATGTTTGACCCTAAAGGTGAGAAGCAGTTTAAAGTTGACTTTCTCTCTTCCTTCTCACGTTTATCATAATCATCTACTGCTAATGTGCGTGACTGAAACACATAGGTGACGCAAGAAAGAATCACTTTCATATTTCTCACATATTTCCTCCTTCCTCCTCAGAAATAATGAGTACAGATTTGCTGGAGGAGCTGATGTCATCAGAAGGTAAACCCGATCATAAGTCAGGCCTTCTGTACATGCTCTATTACTAAACCAGAAATAAAAGTTGCAATGATTGTGTACATGGCAAACAATGTCATGCGAACACTATTGTATTATATCATAACCAATAAAGCTAGATGAAAAGCGAGCAACGGTTTCAAGCCTAGCCACAATATCActcctctctttttttttcgTAGTTTTCTCTCCGCTCCTCCGTCTTTCCCCTCCTCCGGGTGACCATGACTACATCTATAACCTGGATGAAACGGAGGGC
The DNA window shown above is from Danio rerio strain Tuebingen ecotype United States chromosome 25, GRCz12tu, whole genome shotgun sequence and carries:
- the e2f4 gene encoding transcription factor E2F4; the encoded protein is MDLETGRNDLGAMGESLQPQTPSRHEKSLGLLTTKFVTLLQEAKDGVLDLKAAADTLAVRQKRRIYDITNVLEGIGLIEKKSKNSIQWKGVGPGCNTREIADKLIDLKLELEDLDRREHELDQQRVWVQQSIKNVTDDSLNSPLAYVTHQDLCNCFKGDTLLAIRAPSGTQLEVPVPESHVNGQKKYQIHLKSSAGPIEVLLVNKDPSSSSPVVLPVPPPDDMLQNLSTPASTTSAAAPTKPTANSTPSPASTCQSPSTTTTSSTAITTTTVPPNTNSGPPAVADTDISSTSTPDTTANPTPSTDTQQLQSSASLDSSSLPDSSTLFEPIKTDPSDLLDFPKELSEMFDPKEIMSTDLLEELMSSEVFSPLLRLSPPPGDHDYIYNLDETEGLCDLFDVPVANL
- the e2f4 gene encoding transcription factor E2F4 isoform X1, whose protein sequence is MPQSLLYFLPLGDTLLAIRAPSGTQLEVPVPESHVNGQKKYQIHLKSSAGPIEVLLVNKDPSSSSPVVLPVPPPDDMLQNLSTPASTTSAAAPTKPTANSTPSPASTCQSPSTTTTSSTAITTTTVPPNTNSGPPAVADTDISSTSTPDTTANPTPSTDTQQLQSSASLDSSSLPDSSTLFEPIKTDPSDLLDFPKELSEMFDPKEIMSTDLLEELMSSEVFSPLLRLSPPPGDHDYIYNLDETEGLCDLFDVPVANL